One Paenibacillus sp. FSL H7-0737 DNA segment encodes these proteins:
- the nrdE gene encoding class 1b ribonucleoside-diphosphate reductase subunit alpha has translation MRHIELNNMLMKRDESGFFQLDKDLEAVAEFMRNVERRSLVFENTKAKVDYMIEQDFYENFYEQYSLAEIEEVYQITHSYNFSFPSYMAASKFYTDYAVKSNDRKQYLEHYPDRVAAVALHLGRSNAATAGMLARSMMEQRLQPATPTFLNAGKSRRGELVSCFLIEMDDSLNSINYVLNTCMQLSKIGGGVAVNLSKLRSRGETIKGVEDAAKGIIPVLKLMEDGFSYADQMGQRKGSGAAYYNIFGWDVLEFLDSKKINADEKTRLKTLSIGLIIPNHFYKLAKDNEPLHVFAPYSVYKAYGTHLDDMDLDDMYDKLLADPRVKKRKAMSARDMLTKIAMIQLESGYPYIMNKSNANAAHALKNVGQIKMSNLCTEIFQLQETSEIADYGQEDTIRRDVSCNLASLNIVNVMEHGKIRESVHEGMIALTAVSDMTSISNAPGVAKANKEMHSVGLGVMNLHGYLAKNKIAYESEQARDFARTFFMTMNYHSLEKSMEIAAATGRSFHGFEASDYATGAYFERYLTTDYRPVTPRVQELFGDIFIPSPADWEQLRDAVKANGLYHAYRLAIAPTASISYIQNATSSVMPIVEQIETRTYANSTTYYPMPYLRPDNVFFYKSAYQMDQFKVIDLIAEIQPHIDQGISTVLHVNSDVSTRELARSYLYAAHKGLKSLYYTRTKKLSVEECLTCSI, from the coding sequence TTGCGGCATATTGAACTAAACAACATGTTGATGAAAAGAGACGAAAGTGGTTTCTTTCAATTGGATAAAGACCTTGAGGCAGTAGCCGAATTTATGCGGAATGTAGAACGGCGGAGCTTGGTTTTTGAGAATACAAAAGCCAAGGTTGATTATATGATTGAACAGGATTTCTACGAAAATTTTTACGAACAGTACAGCTTGGCTGAAATTGAAGAAGTTTACCAAATTACCCATTCTTACAACTTCAGCTTTCCATCCTATATGGCAGCTTCGAAGTTCTATACGGATTACGCTGTAAAAAGCAATGACCGCAAGCAATATCTGGAGCATTATCCGGACCGTGTGGCGGCAGTTGCCCTTCACCTAGGACGCAGCAACGCCGCTACTGCCGGCATGCTTGCTCGTTCGATGATGGAGCAGCGCCTGCAGCCAGCGACTCCTACCTTCTTGAATGCCGGCAAGAGCCGTCGCGGGGAGCTTGTCTCCTGCTTCCTTATCGAAATGGACGACTCGCTTAATTCGATCAACTATGTGCTCAATACCTGCATGCAGCTCTCGAAGATCGGCGGTGGCGTGGCTGTCAACCTGTCCAAGCTTCGTTCCCGCGGAGAGACAATCAAGGGTGTCGAGGATGCGGCTAAGGGCATTATACCTGTGCTCAAGCTGATGGAAGACGGCTTCTCCTATGCTGACCAGATGGGTCAACGTAAAGGCTCTGGGGCCGCCTACTACAACATTTTTGGATGGGATGTTCTTGAATTTCTCGACAGTAAGAAGATCAACGCCGACGAAAAAACAAGACTCAAAACACTGTCCATCGGCCTGATCATTCCGAATCACTTCTATAAGCTGGCGAAGGACAATGAACCGCTCCATGTATTTGCCCCTTACAGTGTGTACAAGGCTTATGGCACGCATCTTGATGACATGGATTTGGATGATATGTACGATAAGCTGCTAGCCGATCCACGTGTCAAAAAGAGAAAGGCCATGAGCGCACGGGATATGCTGACCAAAATCGCCATGATCCAGCTGGAATCTGGCTATCCATATATTATGAACAAGAGCAACGCTAATGCGGCCCATGCCCTGAAAAATGTCGGACAGATCAAAATGTCCAACCTCTGCACAGAAATCTTCCAGCTGCAGGAGACCTCAGAAATTGCTGACTACGGACAGGAAGATACCATCCGCCGTGATGTAAGCTGCAATCTGGCTTCCTTGAACATTGTCAACGTGATGGAGCATGGCAAAATCCGTGAATCGGTACATGAAGGCATGATCGCCTTGACTGCAGTCAGCGATATGACCAGCATCTCTAATGCCCCAGGCGTAGCCAAAGCTAACAAAGAGATGCACTCCGTCGGTCTCGGCGTCATGAATCTGCACGGCTATCTGGCCAAGAACAAGATCGCTTATGAAAGCGAACAGGCTCGCGATTTTGCCCGGACCTTCTTCATGACCATGAACTACCATTCACTGGAGAAAAGCATGGAGATCGCTGCTGCAACCGGCCGGTCTTTCCATGGTTTTGAGGCTTCTGATTATGCTACAGGAGCTTATTTTGAGCGTTACCTGACTACGGATTACCGCCCTGTAACGCCAAGGGTACAAGAGCTGTTCGGAGATATTTTCATCCCATCCCCTGCGGACTGGGAACAACTGCGAGATGCAGTAAAAGCAAATGGCTTGTACCATGCTTACCGTTTAGCAATTGCGCCAACAGCCAGCATTTCCTATATTCAAAATGCTACTTCAAGCGTTATGCCTATTGTAGAGCAGATTGAGACACGGACTTATGCTAATTCGACGACTTACTATCCGATGCCGTACCTGCGTCCAGACAATGTATTTTTCTATAAATCGGCTTACCAAATGGATCAGTTCAAGGTGATCGATTTAATCGCGGAAATTCAGCCCCATATCGACCAGGGCATCTCGACCGTTCTGCATGTGAACAGTGATGTCTCAACCAGAGAACTGGCCCGTTCCTATCTGTACGCGGCGCATAAAGGCCTGAAGTCGCTGTATTACACCCGGACCAAAAAGCTGTCTGTTGAGGAATGCCTCACCTGCTCGATCTAA
- the nrdI gene encoding class Ib ribonucleoside-diphosphate reductase assembly flavoprotein NrdI, producing MLVAYDSKTGNVKRFIGKLKLPAVQIEEHMTIDEPYVLITYTTGFGQIPEKVSTFLKNNYSNLKGIAASGNKNWGELFAHSADLIADRYNVPVIGKFELSGTFGDVERIKQEVSRVAAY from the coding sequence ATGCTAGTCGCATACGATTCAAAAACCGGAAACGTCAAACGCTTCATTGGTAAGCTTAAGCTGCCAGCTGTGCAGATTGAAGAGCATATGACCATTGACGAGCCCTATGTGCTTATTACATATACCACCGGCTTTGGACAGATTCCAGAGAAGGTGTCTACTTTCTTGAAGAACAATTATTCCAATTTGAAAGGCATCGCCGCCAGCGGCAACAAGAACTGGGGCGAGCTGTTCGCGCATAGCGCAGACTTGATAGCAGATCGGTACAATGTACCCGTTATCGGTAAATTTGAGCTATCGGGCACATTTGGTGATGTGGAACGAATTAAACAGGAGGTGAGCCGAGTTGCGGCATATTGA
- the sigK gene encoding RNA polymerase sporulation sigma factor SigK: MPGFLSTIALLIKELTLLVSYVRNNAFPQPLSEQEESKYLGMMAEGDAKARNLLIEHNLRLVAHIVKKFDNTGEDMEDLISIGTIGLIKAIESYRPNKGTKLATFAARCIENEILMHLRSLKKTRKDVSLHDPIGTDKEGNEITLIDILGSEADDVIKEVDLKIEKSKIYRNLDILDDREKEVVVGRFGLDTGGEERTQREIAKELGISRSYVSRIEKRALMKLYHEFYKAKR; this comes from the coding sequence TTGCCTGGATTCTTAAGTACGATCGCGTTGCTAATCAAAGAACTGACGTTGCTGGTATCCTACGTAAGGAACAACGCATTTCCACAGCCGCTCTCGGAGCAGGAGGAAAGTAAATACTTAGGCATGATGGCTGAAGGGGATGCTAAAGCCCGAAATTTGCTTATCGAGCACAATTTGAGACTTGTCGCCCATATAGTAAAAAAATTCGATAATACTGGGGAAGACATGGAGGATCTGATCTCCATCGGCACGATCGGCCTGATTAAAGCCATAGAGAGCTATCGCCCGAACAAAGGGACAAAGCTAGCCACTTTTGCTGCCCGATGTATCGAAAACGAAATTCTGATGCACTTAAGATCCTTGAAGAAAACACGGAAAGACGTATCTCTGCACGATCCAATTGGGACAGACAAGGAAGGTAATGAGATCACGCTGATCGATATCCTTGGCTCCGAGGCTGATGATGTCATTAAAGAGGTCGATCTGAAGATCGAGAAGAGCAAGATTTATCGTAATCTTGATATTCTGGATGACCGAGAGAAAGAAGTTGTGGTGGGTAGGTTTGGGCTGGATACAGGTGGAGAAGAGAGGACGCAGCGGGAGATTGCCAAGGAGTTGGGGATCTCGCGGAGTTATGTTTCGCGGATAGAGAAGAGGGCGCTCATGAAGTTGTATCATGAGTTTTATAAGGCGAAGCGGTAA
- a CDS encoding histidine kinase N-terminal 7TM domain-containing diguanylate cyclase, translating to MDSKLAAYITLVCTSAVLNLSILVFTYWRRHYYTNIANLFMWNTLTSMIYCFGYAFSLTSTSLEQLRFWNIVQYAGMPFFPPLGLMFVMQYLGYKITRKRIIALLTMPCITFLINVTNESHHFYYRIYDIHSVLGAPYSEIEYGAWFAVHNIYIFCCMLAALLLLLSRWKETVSVYRSQLFALICGQLLPIMTAFLLFIGVTPDGIDPVPMVIWFSSVLYLWSITSSRMLSIMPIAKETIFNSMNDGVIVLNDTYQLIEYNQACKSMFSELDRSTLGQPFDQVWYMLTDQSFPVQLDTISDKLNVTIHQGKYIYQLRISMLQQSNNNSGLLIIFTDITELHTLQQKLEHQAYYDDLTQIYNRRAFFQKSEQSLMKAKGELSSFVIILFDIDFFKKVNDTYGHQTGDQMLVHVAQICKAEMGEHILFARYGGEEFVLALPGYTLAEGENFANHLRFCIEQKPLVENEKSVTITSSFGVSVTTGAVEETIHQLLHKADEALYAAKRAGRNQVRVFNEKYEYVE from the coding sequence TTGGATTCGAAGCTAGCAGCATATATAACATTAGTTTGTACTTCGGCTGTTCTGAATTTGTCTATACTTGTCTTTACTTATTGGAGGAGACATTATTATACAAATATCGCTAATTTGTTCATGTGGAATACATTAACTTCAATGATTTATTGCTTTGGTTATGCCTTTAGCTTAACATCGACTTCGTTAGAACAGCTTAGATTTTGGAATATTGTACAGTATGCAGGGATGCCATTTTTCCCTCCGTTAGGATTAATGTTTGTCATGCAATATTTGGGTTATAAAATAACGAGAAAAAGAATAATCGCGCTACTTACAATGCCTTGTATTACTTTTCTCATCAATGTAACTAATGAATCCCATCATTTTTACTATAGAATATATGATATCCATTCGGTGCTCGGGGCTCCATATAGTGAGATTGAGTATGGGGCATGGTTTGCCGTACATAATATTTACATTTTCTGTTGTATGTTAGCTGCGCTCTTATTGCTGCTTTCACGCTGGAAGGAAACCGTTAGTGTATATCGATCTCAATTATTTGCCCTCATCTGCGGTCAACTGCTTCCAATAATGACTGCATTTTTATTATTCATAGGAGTGACACCCGATGGTATCGATCCTGTACCCATGGTTATTTGGTTTTCTTCTGTTTTGTACCTTTGGTCTATTACCTCCTCTCGAATGTTATCAATAATGCCAATTGCAAAGGAAACGATCTTTAATAGTATGAACGATGGTGTCATTGTGCTTAATGATACCTATCAATTAATCGAATATAATCAAGCTTGTAAAAGTATGTTTAGTGAATTGGATCGATCAACGTTAGGGCAGCCATTTGATCAAGTTTGGTATATGCTAACGGATCAATCATTCCCTGTTCAATTAGATACGATCTCAGATAAATTGAATGTTACGATTCATCAAGGTAAATATATATATCAGCTACGTATTTCTATGCTTCAACAATCTAATAATAACTCTGGCTTACTAATTATATTTACGGATATAACAGAGCTACATACATTACAACAAAAGTTAGAGCATCAAGCCTATTATGATGATCTTACACAAATATACAATCGTCGTGCCTTTTTCCAGAAAAGTGAGCAAAGCTTAATGAAAGCAAAGGGTGAATTATCATCCTTTGTGATTATTCTATTTGATATTGATTTTTTCAAAAAAGTGAACGACACTTATGGGCATCAAACCGGAGATCAAATGCTAGTACATGTGGCTCAAATATGTAAGGCTGAGATGGGAGAACATATACTATTTGCTAGATATGGTGGTGAAGAATTTGTACTCGCTTTACCTGGTTATACACTAGCGGAAGGGGAAAACTTCGCTAATCACCTTAGATTTTGCATTGAACAGAAGCCTCTAGTTGAAAATGAAAAATCGGTAACGATTACCTCTAGTTTTGGGGTATCCGTAACGACAGGAGCTGTGGAGGAAACAATCCATCAACTTCTTCATAAAGCTGATGAAGCACTTTATGCTGCCAAAAGAGCTGGTCGAAATCAAGTGCGGGTTTTTAATGAAAAGTACGAATATGTGGAATAG
- a CDS encoding glycoside hydrolase family 43 protein: MGVQQEELRVIKPLIEQRADPFICRHSDGYYYFVASVPEYNRIEIRRAQDLEGLITSAPVVIWRKRETGILSANIWAPELHFIDGKWYVYFAAAHTSETTEGLFDHRMYVLENENTNPLEGSWTERGQVRTAWESFSLDATTFEHNGSLYFVWAQKDPEIEGNSNLYISKMSNPWTLIGAQTMITMPEYDWEIIGYKVNEGAAFVRKDNRVFLTYSASATDFNYCMGLLEADADSDLLDAVSWRKSKVPVLTTDESISMYGPGHNSFTVSETGEKTLFMFHARTYKHIVGDPLYDPNRHTFVAELLWTDDGRPDFRGSVAALARSVQYE; encoded by the coding sequence ATGGGAGTCCAACAAGAGGAGTTACGCGTCATTAAACCATTGATCGAGCAACGAGCTGATCCTTTTATATGCCGACATTCAGATGGTTATTATTATTTCGTTGCCTCGGTTCCAGAGTATAATCGGATTGAAATCCGTAGGGCACAGGACCTTGAAGGGCTTATTACATCAGCTCCTGTAGTGATCTGGAGAAAGAGAGAGACTGGCATTCTTAGTGCCAATATTTGGGCGCCAGAGCTGCATTTTATTGATGGAAAATGGTACGTATATTTCGCTGCCGCGCATACGTCGGAAACGACAGAAGGCTTGTTCGACCATCGGATGTATGTACTGGAGAATGAAAATACAAATCCGCTCGAAGGCAGCTGGACGGAAAGAGGACAGGTTCGTACCGCGTGGGAAAGCTTCTCCCTCGATGCCACTACCTTTGAGCACAATGGTAGCCTCTATTTCGTATGGGCACAAAAGGATCCGGAAATCGAAGGCAACTCTAATCTCTACATATCTAAAATGAGCAATCCGTGGACGTTGATTGGGGCGCAAACGATGATTACGATGCCCGAATATGACTGGGAGATCATCGGGTATAAAGTGAACGAAGGCGCGGCATTTGTTCGCAAAGATAATCGAGTATTCCTCACTTACTCTGCTAGCGCTACTGATTTCAATTATTGCATGGGCTTGCTTGAAGCCGATGCGGACTCGGATTTGCTCGATGCTGTCTCATGGCGCAAGTCGAAAGTACCGGTTCTCACGACTGATGAGAGCATCTCGATGTATGGTCCTGGTCATAATAGTTTCACGGTGTCAGAGACTGGCGAGAAGACGCTGTTTATGTTCCACGCAAGAACGTATAAGCATATTGTAGGAGATCCGCTATACGATCCGAATCGCCATACATTTGTAGCGGAGCTGTTGTGGACGGATGACGGCAGACCTGATTTTCGCGGCTCTGTTGCGGCACTTGCACGTTCTGTACAATACGAATAG
- a CDS encoding carbohydrate ABC transporter permease, with amino-acid sequence MKNNLIARIVIISTFIILFVIIMVPFYAVALSSFKPGEALIRYGLNLSLNFEIMSFDNFIYLFTGQHDYFVWFWNSMTLTIIQVALTLFVSAFVAYGFAAYDFKGKNFLFICVLLIMMVPFEILLVPLYSLINDLQMVNSYSAIILPGIANAGTIFFFRQYLRSIPKEIIQSGRVDGANEYAIYFRVIMPIMKPSFAAMAILNGMNSWNNLLWPFMVLGDQNKYTLPIGLKTLLTPYGNNYDLLIVGSFFSIIPIFILFIAFQKYFIDGMTAGAVKG; translated from the coding sequence ATGAAGAACAACTTAATTGCTAGAATAGTCATAATTAGTACCTTTATTATACTATTCGTTATAATTATGGTTCCATTCTACGCAGTGGCCCTCTCTTCCTTTAAACCAGGTGAAGCTTTAATAAGATATGGTCTTAACTTAAGTTTGAATTTTGAAATAATGAGTTTTGATAATTTTATCTATTTATTTACTGGACAACATGATTATTTTGTATGGTTTTGGAACAGTATGACGTTAACAATCATTCAGGTTGCTTTGACACTGTTTGTAAGCGCTTTTGTTGCATATGGTTTTGCAGCGTATGATTTCAAAGGTAAGAACTTCCTCTTTATATGTGTGTTGCTCATTATGATGGTGCCATTTGAAATATTGCTGGTTCCTTTGTACAGCTTAATAAATGATTTGCAAATGGTGAATAGCTATTCGGCAATCATTCTGCCGGGTATAGCTAATGCCGGGACGATATTCTTCTTTAGGCAATATCTCAGAAGCATACCAAAAGAAATTATTCAATCTGGGCGAGTTGATGGAGCAAACGAATATGCGATATATTTCAGAGTGATTATGCCGATTATGAAGCCTTCCTTTGCGGCAATGGCCATTCTGAATGGTATGAATAGCTGGAATAATCTATTGTGGCCATTCATGGTGTTGGGAGATCAAAATAAATATACACTGCCAATCGGTTTAAAAACATTGTTAACTCCTTATGGGAATAACTATGACCTTCTGATCGTGGGCTCCTTCTTCTCCATCATTCCAATCTTCATATTGTTTATCGCTTTCCAGAAATATTTCATTGATGGTATGACTGCGGGTGCTGTTAAAGGTTAG
- a CDS encoding carbohydrate ABC transporter permease, whose amino-acid sequence MIKKFVYSQKVAPYVFVLPFIIIFLIFWSYPLVNSFVMSFQDRMLGQDPKWVGEANYSKLFTDKVFLTAIKNSVVYMLGTLVLLIPFPMLFAVMINSKLMLGREFFKSSFFLPALTSVAVAGTIFRLTFGEMDGSLMNSFLGLFGVEPTKFLKDAEWSMAALLILACWRWTGVNMLYYLSGLKNIDNDYYEAASIDGASAWQKFRSITMPLLKPTTIYVTTISVYAGLAMFTESLMMFNGNNSPKNIGLTIVGYLYRQGIEKNKLGYAAAVGIVLLVIAMIINLTQLKFSGMFKKEED is encoded by the coding sequence ATGATAAAGAAATTTGTATACTCTCAAAAGGTTGCACCTTATGTATTTGTGTTGCCATTCATAATCATATTCTTGATATTCTGGTCTTATCCACTTGTAAATTCATTCGTAATGAGTTTTCAAGATAGGATGTTGGGACAGGATCCAAAATGGGTTGGTGAAGCGAATTATTCGAAGTTATTCACAGATAAAGTGTTTTTGACGGCTATTAAAAATAGCGTTGTATACATGCTAGGAACCTTAGTGCTGTTAATCCCTTTCCCAATGTTATTTGCAGTTATGATAAACAGTAAGTTAATGCTGGGGAGGGAGTTTTTTAAATCTTCGTTCTTTCTTCCTGCATTGACATCTGTCGCAGTGGCGGGTACTATTTTTCGCCTAACATTCGGCGAAATGGATGGTTCATTAATGAACAGTTTTCTAGGTCTATTTGGTGTAGAGCCTACTAAATTCTTGAAAGATGCAGAATGGAGTATGGCTGCACTATTAATTCTTGCATGTTGGCGATGGACAGGTGTTAATATGCTGTACTATCTATCTGGTTTGAAAAACATTGACAACGATTATTATGAGGCTGCTTCAATTGACGGGGCATCTGCTTGGCAGAAGTTCAGATCGATTACAATGCCATTATTGAAGCCGACCACGATATATGTTACGACAATTAGTGTTTATGCAGGTTTGGCAATGTTTACCGAGAGCTTAATGATGTTTAACGGTAACAATTCACCGAAAAATATTGGCCTAACTATAGTGGGATATTTGTATAGACAAGGAATTGAGAAGAATAAGCTCGGTTACGCTGCAGCAGTTGGTATCGTTCTATTAGTCATTGCTATGATTATCAATTTAACGCAGTTGAAATTTAGTGGAATGTTCAAAAAGGAGGAGGATTAA
- a CDS encoding ABC transporter substrate-binding protein has translation MKKRITLISIVTILMMSLVLSACSKSSSSSTETQQLGADAGENATEMSFWTFVDLHGKHLDKMLGLWNQQNPDKQIKLNVTVMPYDDMHNKLLLAVTSGKGAPDIADIELGQFPKFLEGDNVPLESLNDVFAPYKDVVVPSRVDIYSKADQVYGFDYHVGATLAFYNTEILEQAGVDYKMIKTWEDYNQAGIKVYEKTGKYLGTADTSATWQASLLLAQQNADFTDENGNPKVNSPEMIKAFEMLVDLQKNNVIHTIPGGQPDTEEAKGEYNKGNYASALMPEWYMSRFVNEMKDLKGKYAIAPLPVFEEGNPRSVGLGGTGTVVTKTGKDVQLAKEFVAFAKLSKEATTEIWNTLGFDPINMEVWKDEAVTKNPDNEYVQYFKTNAFDTLNEIKDEIRAIKSVKASPTIGNVLNTVTLNAIFEDGQDVKEALDEAQAAIEQELK, from the coding sequence ATGAAAAAACGCATTACATTAATCTCCATCGTTACAATCCTTATGATGTCACTAGTTTTGTCGGCATGTAGTAAGTCTTCCAGTTCATCAACGGAAACACAGCAGTTAGGCGCTGATGCCGGTGAGAATGCAACAGAAATGTCATTTTGGACATTCGTAGATTTGCATGGCAAGCATTTGGATAAAATGCTGGGGTTATGGAACCAACAGAATCCAGACAAACAGATTAAGTTGAATGTAACGGTTATGCCTTACGATGATATGCACAACAAGCTCTTATTGGCAGTTACAAGTGGAAAAGGTGCTCCTGATATTGCGGATATCGAGCTTGGTCAGTTCCCTAAATTCTTGGAAGGGGACAACGTTCCACTGGAATCTTTGAATGATGTATTTGCACCATACAAAGACGTTGTCGTTCCCTCACGTGTTGATATTTACTCCAAAGCTGACCAGGTTTATGGCTTTGATTATCACGTAGGTGCTACGCTTGCTTTCTACAACACGGAAATTCTCGAACAAGCAGGTGTTGACTACAAGATGATCAAAACTTGGGAAGATTACAATCAAGCAGGTATCAAGGTTTATGAAAAGACTGGTAAGTACTTAGGTACTGCTGATACATCCGCTACGTGGCAAGCCTCGCTGTTACTTGCTCAGCAAAACGCTGATTTTACAGATGAAAATGGCAATCCAAAAGTTAACTCACCTGAGATGATTAAAGCGTTTGAAATGTTAGTTGACCTGCAGAAGAATAATGTTATTCATACGATCCCAGGCGGACAACCCGACACAGAAGAAGCAAAAGGCGAATACAACAAAGGCAACTACGCAAGCGCATTGATGCCTGAGTGGTACATGTCCCGCTTTGTAAACGAAATGAAGGACCTTAAAGGTAAGTATGCAATTGCTCCATTGCCTGTATTCGAAGAAGGTAATCCTCGTTCCGTTGGCTTAGGCGGTACTGGCACAGTTGTTACTAAGACTGGTAAAGACGTTCAGTTGGCAAAAGAGTTTGTAGCTTTTGCTAAGCTTTCGAAAGAAGCTACTACTGAAATCTGGAATACACTTGGATTTGACCCAATCAATATGGAAGTATGGAAAGATGAGGCTGTAACGAAAAACCCTGATAACGAATACGTCCAGTATTTTAAAACAAATGCATTTGATACTTTGAATGAAATCAAAGACGAAATTAGAGCTATCAAATCCGTAAAAGCTTCACCGACGATCGGCAATGTGCTCAATACGGTTACTCTGAATGCGATCTTTGAAGATGGCCAAGACGTGAAGGAAGCTCTCGATGAAGCACAGGCAGCAATTGAACAAGAATTGAAATAA
- a CDS encoding GntR family transcriptional regulator has protein sequence MKKLVLYKQIQEDIVQKIKSGQLRPTDRVPSEQELMDEFKVSKITVKNALTQLADEGLIIRVQGKGTFVSSSLDVSSIDSPLSPHSASSLPLIGFIIPTMVTRVIQKLVDYTEQFLSEAGLSMVLSITRESSSIESNAIRTLTGLGVKGLIVFPTEDEKYNESLLRLSLDKFPCVFIDRYLRNIETYTITSDNYGGAYKAVSHLLSKGHHQIALISPENANTAIEDRTLGFEKAYIDRGISIDKSLWCHIPLDILRGKQALDYVSDFLQGHSGISAAFSLTEETARLTSAAISRLNNHSNIDLLSFDNPHLSFVAYVQQDEQEMARTAVKLLLEQIENIYSPKNAVIPVQLIFP, from the coding sequence TTGAAAAAGCTGGTGCTCTACAAGCAAATTCAAGAAGATATTGTACAGAAAATTAAATCTGGGCAGCTTCGGCCAACGGACCGCGTCCCTTCTGAACAAGAATTAATGGACGAATTCAAAGTAAGTAAAATAACCGTCAAAAACGCCTTAACCCAGCTAGCTGACGAAGGATTAATTATACGCGTACAAGGCAAAGGCACATTCGTCTCTTCTAGTCTTGATGTTTCTAGCATTGATTCTCCATTATCTCCACACAGCGCGTCGTCCTTGCCGCTCATCGGCTTCATTATTCCGACGATGGTAACCCGTGTCATTCAGAAGCTCGTCGACTACACGGAACAATTCCTGTCTGAAGCTGGCCTTAGCATGGTACTAAGCATCACGCGAGAGTCCTCCTCTATCGAATCGAACGCCATTCGTACACTAACGGGGCTCGGTGTGAAGGGACTGATCGTTTTTCCAACAGAAGATGAGAAGTACAACGAATCACTACTGCGTCTGTCGCTCGATAAATTCCCATGTGTGTTCATCGACCGCTACCTGCGCAACATTGAGACATACACGATTACATCAGACAATTACGGCGGTGCGTATAAAGCTGTCTCTCATTTGCTATCCAAGGGTCATCATCAGATTGCACTCATCTCACCTGAGAATGCCAATACAGCCATCGAGGATCGCACGCTCGGCTTCGAGAAGGCGTACATAGATCGAGGTATATCAATCGACAAGAGCTTGTGGTGTCACATCCCTCTCGACATTCTACGCGGTAAGCAAGCATTGGACTATGTAAGCGACTTCTTGCAGGGGCATAGTGGAATTTCGGCAGCTTTCTCCTTAACCGAAGAAACCGCACGCCTTACATCGGCCGCTATCAGCCGTCTCAACAATCACTCAAATATCGATTTGCTATCTTTCGATAATCCACATCTTTCATTCGTAGCTTATGTACAGCAGGATGAACAGGAAATGGCACGTACAGCCGTAAAGCTGTTACTTGAACAAATAGAGAATATATATTCACCTAAGAATGCCGTCATTCCCGTGCAGCTCATCTTCCCCTAA